Genomic window (Alteromonas pelagimontana):
CGCTACCTGAATCACAGCGTTCTGAAATAGAGAGCGATATTAACAAGTGCTATGCTGATCGCCCACCGATTGCGATGGTCAATTCTGATAAAGGCATTACCAATCTTCATGTCCCTAGCGATGTCATTGTGGATGCCTCTATGCCCGCCATGATCCGCAATTCCGGTCAAATGTGGGGACCTGATGGAAAATCTCACGATACCAAAGCAGTTATTCCCGAAAGCACCTATGCGACGATTTATCAGGAAGTTATTAATTTCTGTAAAACTCACGGTGCATTCGATCCTACTACCATGGGAACGGTGCCCAATGTCGGACTGATGGCACAAAAGGCAGAAGAATACGGTTCGCACGATAAAACCTTTGAAATTGAAGCTGACGGTACAGTGGAAATTGTCGATCAGGACGGCAACATACTGATGTCACACGATGTTGAAGAAGGCGATATCTGGCGCATGTGCCAAGCGAAAGACGCGCCTATTCAGGATTGGGTGAAACTCGCGGTTACTCGCGCACGTCAATCTGGAATGCCAGCGGTATTTTGGCTTGACGAAGAACGAGCTCACGATGCTCAGCTAATCAAAAAAGTGGAAAAGTATCTGCAAGAGCACAATACCAATGGTCTGGATATCCAGATTATGTCTCCGGTTCGTGCTATTCGCTTCAGTATGGAACGGGCGATCCGCGGGCTAGATACCATTTCAGTCACCGGCAACGTGCTACGAGATTATCTGACAGATCTGTTTCCTATTCTAGAATTAGGAACCAGTGCAAAAATGCTGTCCATTGTTCCTCTAATGGCGGGTGGTGGTCTGTATGAAACCGGCGCAGGTGGTTCTGCACCGAAACATGTTCAGCAGTTTGTTGAAGAGGGACATCTACGTTGGGATTCGTTAGGTGAATTCCTTGCGCTGGCGGTATCGCTTGAAGATGTGGCTATTAAGCACGACAATAAAAAGGCGAAAATTATTGCGGATGCGCTTGATAAGGCCACCGAAACGCTTCTCAATACCGATAAATCCCCCCAACGTAAAGTGGGACAACTGGACAACCGGGGTAGCCACGTTTATCTGGCACTCTACTGGACCCAGGAAGTGGCAAATCAGACGCAAGACGCTGACCTTGCCGCACAGTTCAAACCGGTTTATGAGGAACTTAAAACCAATATCGATAAAGTCATTGCTGAAATAGATTCTACGCAAGGACAAGCTCAGGAAATTGGCGGTTACTACTATCCTGATGAAGACAAGCTGGCAAAAGCGATGTCTCCAAGCGAGACGCTTCACAAGATTTTAGCCAAATAGTTTTTCGGAACGTTCAAGATACCAAGCCTGCGAAAGCAGGCTTTTTTGGGCCTTCGCCGAAGTAATATTGATCCGCATAGATAAGTACTTACTCAGCGTGAGTCCACCCACTTGCTGACGAAGAAGTCGTACGCCGCTATGGTGGTTCCAGAGCAAGTGGGACTGATGCAGCTTTAGCAAGCGGGCAGGCTTCACGCCACATATCCATACCTATACACTGGCTTCTATCGCTGACATTAATAATTTGAAATGATCAGAGGAATTTGTTGAGGCTAGAAAATGTGATGCTATCTACAAATGGGTATTATTGATTAGGTATAGGTGTTTCGTTTAAAGCATGAGGGGGAATACGCAGTATCTAAGGAAGATACTCCAGCAATAAAGGATAAGTAAAGAATCCACCTTCTAAAGAAGGTGGCTTTGTGTGAACCCCCTAAAAGGGGGCCTTCTATTCTAGGGCGAGCTGAGCTTGCTCTTGTCTTTCAACCTTCTCCTGGTGACGTACATAACGTCTAATGATCTCTTCGTTCACTCCCACTGAATCAACAAAGTAACCTCGTTGCCAGAAGTGGTTTCCCCACATTTTGTTCTTTCTCAAATGTGGGTACTTATTGAATAGTTTCAAAGCTATCTTGCCTTTTAAAGCACCCATCAGGTTTGATATCGACAGCTTTGGAGGAATTTTTACTACTAGGTGAACATGGTCTATCTGCACGTTCAACTCCATCACTATGCAGTCGAGTTGCTGACAGTAGACGTGAATACACCTGTAAACATCTTTGCCTAATTTATTCGATAATATCCTGAACCGGTATTTCGGAGTCCAGACTATGTGATATTGACATCGCCAAAACACGTGCGATGCTTGCTCGTATCTACTCATGTTATTTTCCTTTTTGACTTCGCTAAAAATCAAAGGGAGATTTAACATGGGTAGGTATACGGGCAAAGCCCTGACATTAATGATAACCACCTACTGAAGTAGGTGGTTTAGGGCTGAAAATAAAAAAGACTCTTTACTGACTGCACAACAGTAAAGAGCCTCTTCGGAAACGCTAGTCTGATAGTATCAGTTAACGCTCAGGCTCGTCGACCAAGCCAATATTTTCGGCATGCAAGCCTTTGGGGCCCTGCTGAACATCGAATTTAACTTCTTGCCCAGCTTTTAATGAACGATAACCTTCCATCTGAATGGTAGAATAATGGGCGAAAATATCTTCACCGCCATCTTCCGGAACGATAAAACCAAACCCTTTTGCGTTGTTAAACCATTTAACTTTTCCAACCGCCATACTTCGACTTCCTCTTAATCCTTGAACTAACATGTATATGCCCCCACAATAGAAAATACCGAGAGCACAATGGCTATGTGCGTCACTTCACATACCCATATTGAAACTGTAGATATTTTAACCACTAAATGTCAAGCGTAAATTGCAGAATTATTCAATTAGAAAAAATTCTGTTCTGGACACCTACAGGCACTATCATAATACTATGAGTAAAGACAACGCGATCAGTATAGAGAAAGAAAAGCAGAGAGAAGCGGAGCGCCAAAAAACGCAACCGCCGCCGATGTACAAAGTGTTGTTAAACAACGACGATTACACCCCTATGGATTTCGTGGTCGAAGTTCTCACCCATTTTTTTAATTTGGATGCTGAGAGGGCCAATCAAATTATGCTCACAGTCCATTATCAGGGCAAAGCGGTATGTGGCATATTTACTGCAGAAATTGCGGAAACGAAAGTGATGCAGGTCAATCAGTACGCACGTAAGCACCAACATCCGCTTATGTGCACCATGGAGCAGGCGTAAGTCAATTAACAGAGGGCGAGCGATATGTTGAATAAAGAATTAGAGCAAACGTTAAACGAAGCTTTCGTGTTTGCCAGAGAGCACCGTCATGAATTTATGACGGTGGAGCATCTGTTACTCGCATTAATGGATAATACAGCTGCTCGGGACGCTCTAAAGGCCTGTGGCGCAGATATTGATGCAATCAAAAGCGAACTCCTGGATTTCGTAAAAGACACCACACCATTAATTCTGGATGATCAGGCGACGGACAGAGAAACGCAACCTACCTTAGGTTTTCAGCGTGTGTTACAGCGCGCAGTGTTTCATGTTCAGTCTTCGGGAAAGGATGAAGTTACCGGGGCGAATGTGCTTGTCGCGATTTTTAGCGAACAAGAATCTCAAGCGGTGTACATTCTTAAGAAAGCGGATGTCACCCGCTTGGATGTAGTAAATTATATCAGTCACGGCGTAAGTAAAATGGACGATGACGCTTCCGGTGCACCGGAAGGCGGAGAAGATGCGGCTGAAGGCGAGGAAAACGGATCTGCCTTAAGCAAATATGCCACCGATCTTAACAAGCAGGCGAAAGACGGCAAAATCGATCCACTTATTGGACGGGATTCTGAATTAGAGCGGACAATCCAGATTTTGTGTCGGCGTCGCAAAAATAACCCGTTGCTAGTGGGCGAAGCGGGTGTGGGTAAAACCGCCATTGCCGAAGGTTTGGCGTACCGGATTGTAAAAGAAGATGTACCTGATGTTATCGCTGCAAGTACCGTCTATTCGCTGGACTTGGGCGGGCTGCTAGCAGGCACCAAGTATCGCGGCGATTTTGAAAAACGTCTTAAATCAATTCTACGCGAACTGAGTAAAGATCCTGACGCAATATTATTCATTGATGAAATCCATACCATCATAGGTGCTGGTGCGGCATCGGGTGGGGTGATGGATGCGTCCAATCTGCTCAAACCGAAGTTGAGCAGTGGCGAGCTACGTTGTATTGGATCTACCACGTATCAGGAATATCAGAGTATTTTCGAGAAAGACCGTGCACTGGCCCGTCGTTTTCAGAAAGTTGATGTGGTTGAACCTAGCGTTAGCGATACTACGAAAATTTTGCTGGGGCTTAAGTCGCGATATGAAGAGCATCACAGCGTGCGCTTTACGCAAAAAGCATTGCAAGCAGCAGCGGAATTGTCGGCAAAGTATATCAATGAGCGGCACCTGCCCGATAAAGCTATCGACGTAATGGATGAAGCCGGAGCTAGCCAGCGCTTGTTGCCGCAGTCTAAACGGAAGAAAACAATTAACGTCGCGGACATTGAACAAATAATTGCAAAGATGGCCCGTATCCCTGAGAAATCGGTATCAGCGTCTGACAGAGAAGCATTAAAGCATCTTAATCGAGACCTGAAGATGATGGTGTTCGGACAAGATAAAGCCATTGAAACGTTAACCGATGCAATACATTTGTCTCGTTCTGGTCTTGGAACGGAAACTAAACCCATCGGTAGTTTTCTGTTTGCGGGACCTACCGGTGTAGGTAAAACAGAAGTTACACAGCAGCTTGCGAAAATCATGGGCGTAGAGCTTGTGCGGTTTGATATGTCCGAGTATATGGAACGGCACGCTGTCAGCCGGCTCATAGGCGCACCTCCTGGATATGTAGGCTTCGATCAAGGCGGCTTACTGACAGATGCCGTAATTAAAAACCCATATTCTGTAGTGCTGCTGGATGAAATTGAAAAGGCGCACAGCGATATTTACAATATATTGCTGCAAGTGATGGATCACGGCACCTTAACGGATAACAACGGCCGCAAAGTCGATTTCCGTAACGTTGTGCTGGTAATGACAACCAACGCTGGCGTGCAGGAAACTATCCGTAAGTCTATTGGCTTTAAACAACAAGATCATAGCCACGATGCGTTGTCGGAAATCAATAAGATATTTTCGCCTGAATTCCGTAATCGTCTCGACGGTATTATATGGTTTAATCATTTGGATTCGGAAGTCATTCTGCAAGTTGTCGATAAATTTATTATTGAGCTTCAGGCGCAGTTGGATAATAAAGGCGTGTCGCTTGAAGTTTCCGCAGCGGCAAGAGCTTATCTGGCCGAGAAAGGATATGATAAAGGTATGGGCGCGCGTCCGATGGCACGTCTTATTAAGGATGAAATTAAGAAAGAACTGGCGAACGAGCTGTTGTTCGGAGAGCTGAATAAAGGTGGTAACGTTAAGGTTGATTTAAGTGAAGACAAACTCACGTTTTCTTATTCCGGCGTAGAAGCACAAAATGCCGAGGCAGAATCGAACTAACTATTGAACAAGTAAGGATCAAAAAAGCCCGATATTTATCGGGCTTTTTTATGAGTGCTGAAAACTGCTTACTGAATATTACCTGGCACGATAAACGATACGACCCTTCGTCAGATCGTACGGGGTCATTTCAACAGTGACTTTGTCACCTGTTAAAATTCGAATATAGTTTTTACGCATCTTTCCTGAAATGTGCGCCGTCACGACGTGGCCGTTCTCCAGCTCAACGCGGAACATAGTATTTGGTAAGGTATCAAGTACCGTACCTTCCATTTCGATTGAATCTTCTTTTGCCATGTAAAGCAGTTACCTCAGTATGTCGAATTTTTTGCCGCGCAGACCTTAACCAATCTAAGGCGCAGTGTAAAGTTAATAAGCTAAATTTTTGTCAATTTTACGCCATTTGTTCTCAATAAAGCGTTCATTGGGTAAAAACCTGCCTTTATAGTTCATCTTATTACATCCCTCTATCTGGTATCCAAGATAAAGATATTGTCTGCCCAGCTGTTTAGCATGAGCAATTTGTTGCAAAATCATCCAGGTACCAATGGAGTTTTTCTCAAGCTCTGGCGCGTAAAATGTGTAAAGTGCAGACATAGCCGTATGATTGCAGCCATCACTAATGTCATCAGTGACCGCTACCGCCACCAGGGTATCTTCCTTCCAGGCTTCAATAAAAACAGGTCTTTTCCAGTGGCAAAGAATAAAGCTTTCGTACTGCTTGTGGCTCGGCGGAAACATGGTGCCATCGGCGTGGCGTTCACCGATATAGCGTTCGTACAATGCGTAGTACTCTTCCTTTGGTGTCAGTACGAGCTCACTTCGCAACCTGGTATTACGCTTAAGTATACGTGTCTGGCTTCGAGAAGGAACAAACTGGTTAACGGCAATGCGAAGCGACTGGCATGCATTGCAGCTTGGGCAGTGGGGGCGATAGATTTGATCTCCACTTCGCCTAAAGCCAGCCTGAATAAGCTGCCCGTACCGCGTCGCTTGATCTTTGTCTCGTTCGGCATAAACCAGAAGCTGCTCGTGCTGCTCTGGCAGATAACTACATGAGAATGTCTGCGTGATACCAAACTTCATAGCGTAATTACCTGTTTTAACCAGCAATGACGATAAAAGCGGGCAATATTTCCCTGTTCATCCAACGTTTGATTGAGCTTGTGTAATCGCGAAATAAAGTCGGCCCGCGAAAGCGTTTTGGCTCCAAGCGAAACCAAATGAGCGGTAGGAAGCTGACAGTCAATAAAGGCCAGATTATGGTTCTTCATATGCGTTACCAGCGCATACATGGCTAGCTTTGATGTGTTATCACGTTTATGGAACATAGATTCTCCACAAAACACCTTGCCGACAGCGACACCATATAGTCCCCCGACCAGCACATCCTTTTCATCCCATACCTCGATTGAGTGGGCTATTCCTGCAATATGAAGCTGCTCGTAAGCCCGTTGCATTTCTTTTGTTATCCAGGTGTCCCGACTTATTTTCCCTGTGTGGGGATTCAACCGTGGAATACTGGAACACGCTTCGATTACCGCATTGAAATTATAGTTTAACGTCACGTGGTACTGCTGTCTTTTTATCAATTTACGCAGACTGCTGGACGCATGAAACTCGTCTAGTTCTATAATAGCTCGTGGATCAGGAGACCACCACAAAATAGGTTCTTCGCGACTAAACCAGGGGAAAATGCCATGAGTATAGGCTTCAAAAAGCCGGTTAACATCAAGTGCACCGCCAAAAGCCAACAGTCCATTTGGTTCTGTTAAAGCCCGCGACACATCGGGGAAAGGGGTGTCGTCCGTGAGATAGGGGAGTTCTATCATAGAGGGAGACAGGAAAGGGGTTAGCCCTTTCCCATTATTCTTTAGCCTTGAACCACTCGCATACCATCAAGATACTTTTCAGCGTCCAGCGCGGCCATACAGCCTGTTCCCGCAGAAGTAATCGCTTGACGATAGATATGGTCGCTTACGTCACCCGCTGCAAATACACCTTCAACACTTGTTTGCGTAGCGTTACCTTGTAATCCGCTATTCACCACGATATAGCCGTCTCTCATTTCCAGCTGACCTTCAAAGATATCAGTATTAGGTTTATGACCAATGGCAATAAATAGGCCCATTACGTCCAACTCTTCTTTTACATCTTCGCCGGCAGTACCAGCAATGCGAATCTTGGTAACGCCCATTTCATCCCCCATGACTTCTTCCAAAGTCCGGTTGAGGTGCAGGACGACGTTACCATTTTCAGCTTTATCCAAAAGACGCTGTTCGAGAATTTTCTCGCTGCGGAATTCTTCTCGACGATGAATCACATGAACTTCAGACGCAATGTTGGAAAGATAAAGTGCTTCTTCAACGGCTGTGTTCCCACCGCCGACCACGGCAACTTTCTGATTGCGGTAGAAAAAGCCATCGCAGGTCGCGCATGCAGAAACGCCCTTGCCCTTAAACGCTTCCTCGGATTCCAAACCAAGATATTTTGCTGAGGCTCCGGTAGCGATTATCAATGCATCACAGGTGTAGGTGCCGTTATCCCCGTGTAAAGTAAAGGGGCGTTTGCTGAAATC
Coding sequences:
- the infA gene encoding translation initiation factor IF-1, which translates into the protein MAKEDSIEMEGTVLDTLPNTMFRVELENGHVVTAHISGKMRKNYIRILTGDKVTVEMTPYDLTKGRIVYRAR
- a CDS encoding NADP-dependent isocitrate dehydrogenase yields the protein MTKAKSTIIYTKTDEAPMLATYSLLPIIEKFASAADIGVELSDISLAARILAIFPDYLSDEQKVPDALAELGEMTQDPNANIIKLPNISASIPQLRAAIKELNAKGFNVPPFPEAPKSDEEKEIRERYGKVLGSAVNPVLREGNSDRRAPTAVKNFARKHPHSMGAWSQASRSHVAHMRGGDFYSSEKSTTVDKAGHVSIKFTDKQGKKKTLKPRVDLLAGEVIDGMFMSKNALCKFFEEQIEDAKESGVLFSLHVKATMMKVSHPIVFGHCVKVFYKELFEKYGDLFKELGVNPNNGLGSVYDKISSLPESQRSEIESDINKCYADRPPIAMVNSDKGITNLHVPSDVIVDASMPAMIRNSGQMWGPDGKSHDTKAVIPESTYATIYQEVINFCKTHGAFDPTTMGTVPNVGLMAQKAEEYGSHDKTFEIEADGTVEIVDQDGNILMSHDVEEGDIWRMCQAKDAPIQDWVKLAVTRARQSGMPAVFWLDEERAHDAQLIKKVEKYLQEHNTNGLDIQIMSPVRAIRFSMERAIRGLDTISVTGNVLRDYLTDLFPILELGTSAKMLSIVPLMAGGGLYETGAGGSAPKHVQQFVEEGHLRWDSLGEFLALAVSLEDVAIKHDNKKAKIIADALDKATETLLNTDKSPQRKVGQLDNRGSHVYLALYWTQEVANQTQDADLAAQFKPVYEELKTNIDKVIAEIDSTQGQAQEIGGYYYPDEDKLAKAMSPSETLHKILAK
- the tnpA gene encoding IS200/IS605 family transposase, producing MSRYEQASHVFWRCQYHIVWTPKYRFRILSNKLGKDVYRCIHVYCQQLDCIVMELNVQIDHVHLVVKIPPKLSISNLMGALKGKIALKLFNKYPHLRKNKMWGNHFWQRGYFVDSVGVNEEIIRRYVRHQEKVERQEQAQLALE
- the cspD gene encoding cold shock domain-containing protein CspD, whose protein sequence is MAVGKVKWFNNAKGFGFIVPEDGGEDIFAHYSTIQMEGYRSLKAGQEVKFDVQQGPKGLHAENIGLVDEPER
- the clpS gene encoding ATP-dependent Clp protease adapter ClpS yields the protein MSKDNAISIEKEKQREAERQKTQPPPMYKVLLNNDDYTPMDFVVEVLTHFFNLDAERANQIMLTVHYQGKAVCGIFTAEIAETKVMQVNQYARKHQHPLMCTMEQA
- the aat gene encoding leucyl/phenylalanyl-tRNA--protein transferase, which gives rise to MIELPYLTDDTPFPDVSRALTEPNGLLAFGGALDVNRLFEAYTHGIFPWFSREEPILWWSPDPRAIIELDEFHASSSLRKLIKRQQYHVTLNYNFNAVIEACSSIPRLNPHTGKISRDTWITKEMQRAYEQLHIAGIAHSIEVWDEKDVLVGGLYGVAVGKVFCGESMFHKRDNTSKLAMYALVTHMKNHNLAFIDCQLPTAHLVSLGAKTLSRADFISRLHKLNQTLDEQGNIARFYRHCWLKQVITL
- the clpA gene encoding ATP-dependent Clp protease ATP-binding subunit ClpA; this encodes MLNKELEQTLNEAFVFAREHRHEFMTVEHLLLALMDNTAARDALKACGADIDAIKSELLDFVKDTTPLILDDQATDRETQPTLGFQRVLQRAVFHVQSSGKDEVTGANVLVAIFSEQESQAVYILKKADVTRLDVVNYISHGVSKMDDDASGAPEGGEDAAEGEENGSALSKYATDLNKQAKDGKIDPLIGRDSELERTIQILCRRRKNNPLLVGEAGVGKTAIAEGLAYRIVKEDVPDVIAASTVYSLDLGGLLAGTKYRGDFEKRLKSILRELSKDPDAILFIDEIHTIIGAGAASGGVMDASNLLKPKLSSGELRCIGSTTYQEYQSIFEKDRALARRFQKVDVVEPSVSDTTKILLGLKSRYEEHHSVRFTQKALQAAAELSAKYINERHLPDKAIDVMDEAGASQRLLPQSKRKKTINVADIEQIIAKMARIPEKSVSASDREALKHLNRDLKMMVFGQDKAIETLTDAIHLSRSGLGTETKPIGSFLFAGPTGVGKTEVTQQLAKIMGVELVRFDMSEYMERHAVSRLIGAPPGYVGFDQGGLLTDAVIKNPYSVVLLDEIEKAHSDIYNILLQVMDHGTLTDNNGRKVDFRNVVLVMTTNAGVQETIRKSIGFKQQDHSHDALSEINKIFSPEFRNRLDGIIWFNHLDSEVILQVVDKFIIELQAQLDNKGVSLEVSAAARAYLAEKGYDKGMGARPMARLIKDEIKKELANELLFGELNKGGNVKVDLSEDKLTFSYSGVEAQNAEAESN
- the trxB gene encoding thioredoxin-disulfide reductase — encoded protein: MAESRHVRLLILGSGPAGYSAAVYAARANLEPVLLTGIQQGGQLTTTTEVENWPGDPEGLTGPDLMVRMQKHAEKFNTEIIFDHINKTDFSKRPFTLHGDNGTYTCDALIIATGASAKYLGLESEEAFKGKGVSACATCDGFFYRNQKVAVVGGGNTAVEEALYLSNIASEVHVIHRREEFRSEKILEQRLLDKAENGNVVLHLNRTLEEVMGDEMGVTKIRIAGTAGEDVKEELDVMGLFIAIGHKPNTDIFEGQLEMRDGYIVVNSGLQGNATQTSVEGVFAAGDVSDHIYRQAITSAGTGCMAALDAEKYLDGMRVVQG
- a CDS encoding arginyltransferase, giving the protein MKFGITQTFSCSYLPEQHEQLLVYAERDKDQATRYGQLIQAGFRRSGDQIYRPHCPSCNACQSLRIAVNQFVPSRSQTRILKRNTRLRSELVLTPKEEYYALYERYIGERHADGTMFPPSHKQYESFILCHWKRPVFIEAWKEDTLVAVAVTDDISDGCNHTAMSALYTFYAPELEKNSIGTWMILQQIAHAKQLGRQYLYLGYQIEGCNKMNYKGRFLPNERFIENKWRKIDKNLAY